Proteins from a single region of Felis catus isolate Fca126 chromosome B4, F.catus_Fca126_mat1.0, whole genome shotgun sequence:
- the HNRNPA1 gene encoding heterogeneous nuclear ribonucleoprotein A1 isoform X1 gives MSKSESPKEPEQLRKLFIGGLSFETTDESLRSHFEQWGTLTDCVVMRDPNTKRSRGFGFVTYATVEEVDAAMNARPHKVDGRVVEPKRAVSREDSQRPGAHLTVKKIFVGGIKEDTEEHHLRDYFEQYGKIEVIEIMTDRGSGKKRGFAFVTFDDHDSVDKIVIQKYHTVNGHNCEVRKALSKQEMASASSSQRGRSGSGNFGGGRGGGFGGNDNFGRGGNFSGRGGFGGSRGGGGYGGSGDGYNGFGNDGGYGGGGPGYSGGSRGYGSGGQGYGNQGSGYGGSGSYDSYNNGGGGGGFGGGSGSNFGGGGSYNDFGNYNNQSSNFGPMKGGNFGGRSSGPYGGGGQYFAKPRNQGGYGGSSSSSSYGSGRRF, from the exons ATGTCTAAGTCAGAG TCTCCCAAAGAGCCTGAACAGCTGCGGAAGCTTTTCATTGGAGGTTTGAGCTTTGAAACAACCGATGAGAGTCTGAGGAGCCATTTTGAGCAATGGGGAACGCTTACGGACTGTGTG GTAATGAGAGATCCAAACACCAAGCGCTCCAGAGGCTTTGGGTTTGTCACCTATGCCACTGTGGAAGAGGTGGATGCAGCCATGAATGCAAGGCCACACAAGGTGGATGGAAGAGTTGTGGAACCAAAGAGGGCTGTCTCGAGAGAA GATTCTCAAAGACCTGGTGCCCACTTAACTGTGAAAAAGATTTTTGTCGGtggcattaaagaagacactgaagaaCATCATCTAAGAGATTATTTTGAACAGTATGGGAAAATTGAAGTGATTGAAATCATGACTGACCGAGGCAGTGGCAAAAAGAGAGGCTTTGCTTTTGTGACCTTTGATGACCATGACTCTGTAGACAAGATTGTCA ttcaaaaaTACCATACTGTGAACGGCCACAACTGTGAAGTAAGGAAAGCTTTATCTAAGCAAGAGATGGCTAGTGCTTCTTCCAGCCAAAGAG GTCGAAGTGGTTCTGGGAACTTCGGTGGTGGTCGTGGAGGTGGTTTTGGTGGGAATGACAACTTTGGCCGTGGAGGAAACTTCAGTGGGCGAG GTGGCTTTGGCGGCAGTCGAGGTGGTGGTGGATatggtggcagtggggatggcTATAACGGATTTGGTAACGATG GTGGTTATGGAGGAGGCGGCCCTGGTTActctggaggaagcagaggctaTGGAAGTGGTGGACAGGGTTATGGAAACCAGGGCAGTGGCTATGGCGGGAGTGGCAGCTATGACAGCTATAACAACGGAGGAGGCGGAGGCGGCTTTGGCGGTGGTAGTG GAAGCAACTTTGGAGGTGGTGGAAGCTATAATGATTTTGGCAATTACAACAATCAATCTTCAAATTTTGGACCCATGAAAGGAGGAAATTTTGGAGGCAGAAGCTCTGGCCCCTATGGTGGTGGAGGCCAATACTTTGCCAAACCACGAAACCAAG GTGGCTATGGCGgttccagcagcagcagtagctatGGCAGTGGCAGAAGGTTTTAA
- the HNRNPA1 gene encoding heterogeneous nuclear ribonucleoprotein A1 isoform X2, producing MSKSESPKEPEQLRKLFIGGLSFETTDESLRSHFEQWGTLTDCVVMRDPNTKRSRGFGFVTYATVEEVDAAMNARPHKVDGRVVEPKRAVSREDSQRPGAHLTVKKIFVGGIKEDTEEHHLRDYFEQYGKIEVIEIMTDRGSGKKRGFAFVTFDDHDSVDKIVIQKYHTVNGHNCEVRKALSKQEMASASSSQRGRSGSGNFGGGRGGGFGGNDNFGRGGNFSGRGGFGGSRGGGGYGGSGDGYNGFGNDGSNFGGGGSYNDFGNYNNQSSNFGPMKGGNFGGRSSGPYGGGGQYFAKPRNQGGYGGSSSSSSYGSGRRF from the exons ATGTCTAAGTCAGAG TCTCCCAAAGAGCCTGAACAGCTGCGGAAGCTTTTCATTGGAGGTTTGAGCTTTGAAACAACCGATGAGAGTCTGAGGAGCCATTTTGAGCAATGGGGAACGCTTACGGACTGTGTG GTAATGAGAGATCCAAACACCAAGCGCTCCAGAGGCTTTGGGTTTGTCACCTATGCCACTGTGGAAGAGGTGGATGCAGCCATGAATGCAAGGCCACACAAGGTGGATGGAAGAGTTGTGGAACCAAAGAGGGCTGTCTCGAGAGAA GATTCTCAAAGACCTGGTGCCCACTTAACTGTGAAAAAGATTTTTGTCGGtggcattaaagaagacactgaagaaCATCATCTAAGAGATTATTTTGAACAGTATGGGAAAATTGAAGTGATTGAAATCATGACTGACCGAGGCAGTGGCAAAAAGAGAGGCTTTGCTTTTGTGACCTTTGATGACCATGACTCTGTAGACAAGATTGTCA ttcaaaaaTACCATACTGTGAACGGCCACAACTGTGAAGTAAGGAAAGCTTTATCTAAGCAAGAGATGGCTAGTGCTTCTTCCAGCCAAAGAG GTCGAAGTGGTTCTGGGAACTTCGGTGGTGGTCGTGGAGGTGGTTTTGGTGGGAATGACAACTTTGGCCGTGGAGGAAACTTCAGTGGGCGAG GTGGCTTTGGCGGCAGTCGAGGTGGTGGTGGATatggtggcagtggggatggcTATAACGGATTTGGTAACGATG GAAGCAACTTTGGAGGTGGTGGAAGCTATAATGATTTTGGCAATTACAACAATCAATCTTCAAATTTTGGACCCATGAAAGGAGGAAATTTTGGAGGCAGAAGCTCTGGCCCCTATGGTGGTGGAGGCCAATACTTTGCCAAACCACGAAACCAAG GTGGCTATGGCGgttccagcagcagcagtagctatGGCAGTGGCAGAAGGTTTTAA
- the NFE2 gene encoding transcription factor NF-E2 45 kDa subunit, whose translation MPPCPPQQSRNRVTQLPTLELGEMELTWQEIMSITELQGLNAPSETSFEPPAQAPYPGPPPPPTYCPCSIHPEAGFSLPPPPYELPAPTSHVPDPSYSYGNMAIPVSKPLTLSGLLSEPLSDPLALLDIGLPGGPPKPQEDPESDSGLSLNYSDAESLELEGTEAGRRRGEYVEMYPVEYPYSLMPNSLAHPNYALPPAETPLALEPSSGPVRAKSTARGEAGSRDERRALAMKIPFPTDKIVNLPVDDFNELLARYPLTESQLALVRDIRRRGKNKVAAQNCRKRKLETIVQLERELERLGSERERLLRARGEADRTLEVMRQQLTELYCDIFQHLRDEAGNSYSPEEYALQQAADGAIFLVPRGTKMEATD comes from the exons ATGCCCCCGTGTCCTCCCCAGCAGAGCAGGAACAGGGTGACACAGTTGCCCACTCTGGAGCTGGGCGAGATGGAACTGACCTGGCAAGAGATCATGTCCATCACTGAGCTGCAG ggactaaatgctccaagTGAGACGTCGTTTGagccccctgcccaggccccaTACCCTGGACCCCCACCGCCCCCAACTTACTGCCCCTGCTCAATCCACCCAGAAGctggcttctcccttcctccaccacCCTATGAGCTCCCAGCACCCACATCTCATGTCCCAGACCCCTCATACTCCTATGGCAACATGGCCATACCAGTCTCCAAGCCACTGACTCTCTCCGGTCTGCTCAGTGAGCCCCTCTCAGATCCTTTGGCTCTCCTGGACATTGGGCTGCCAGGGGGGCCCCCCAAGCCTCaagaagacccagaatctgacTCAGGATTATCCCTCAACTATAGCGATGCTGAATCTCTTGAgctggaggggacagaggctggCCGACGGCGCGGCGAGTATGTAGAGATGTACCCGGTGGAGTACCCCTACTCACTTATGCCCAATTCCTTAGCCCACCCCAACTATGCCTTGCCACCTGCAGAGACCCCCTTAGCCTTAGAACCCTCCTCAGGCCCTGTGCGGGCCAAGTCCACTGcacggggggaggcggggagtcGGGATGAGCGACGGGCCCTGGCCATGAAGATTCCCTTCCCGACGGACAAGATTGTCAACTTGCCGGTAGATGACTTTAATGAGCTGTTGGCGCGGTACCCACTGACGGAGAGCCAGCTGGCATTGGTCCGGGACATCCGACGGCGGGGTAAGAACAAGGTGGCCGCCCAGAACTGTCGCAAGAGAAAGTTGGAGACCATCGTGCAGTTGGAGCGGGAACTGGAGAGGCTGGGCAGCGAGCGGGAGCGGCTCCTCCGGGCCAGAGGGGAGGCCGACCGGACCCTGGAGGTCATGCGCCAACAGCTGACAGAGCTGTACTGTGACATTTTCCAGCACCTGCGGGATGAAGCCGGCAACAGCTACTCCCCTGAAGAGTATGCTTTGCAACAGGCCGCTGATGGGGCCATCTTCCTGGTGCCCCGGGGGACCAAGATGGAGGCCACAGACTGA